One window of the Lachancea thermotolerans CBS 6340 chromosome A complete sequence genome contains the following:
- a CDS encoding KLTH0A02838p (conserved hypothetical protein), whose translation MHEIPKGPREPGEPAEPTEPVEPGALGEHAGHALRERDALRLRVRALEEQLGSQSATEPQAPSPAGHAQELLHLLARDASASAPASLPASHRFHALPLLDPGSRLSCLQEFLPLLQVRSLGPPATVVSFGTQLQLTLEWATQSARVTSLRVLEVSPPQAKLALRPLVTHCERALNVSYLLLGCYEYSRLHAARSDLWQEIARASRRWLVQQRSESCLRVSSLPAPAAAAATAPSLAVFVHYRIDFESVPLPQSLLSVELFNGPSTVPHANHVCNALIQEYGLRHGLQEFLRAVLS comes from the coding sequence ATGCACGAAATTCCAAAAGGACCCCGAGAGCCAGGCGAACCAGCTGAGCCAACTGAGCCAGTCGAGCCTGGCGCGCTTGGTGAGCACGCCGGGCACGCCCTCCGCGAGCGCGACGCGCTGCGgctgcgcgtgcgcgccCTGGAAGAACAGCTCGGCAGTCAGTCGGCCACAGAGCCGCAAGCCCCGAGCCCTGCAGGCCACGCACAAGAACTGCTTCACCTTCTCGCTCGCGATGCCTCCGCGTCCGCACCCGCATCGCTGCCCGCTTCCCACAGGTTCCACGCGCTTCCCCTGCTCGACCCTGGCTCCCGGCTGAGCTGTCTACAAGAGTTCCTGCCGCTCCTCCAGGTGCGCTCGCTGGGGCCACCTGCCACTGTCGTCTCGTTCGGGACACAACTACAACTGACTCTGGAATGGGCCACGCAGTCCGCGCGCGTCACGAGCCTGCGCGTGCTAGAGGTGTCGCCACCGCAGGCCAAGCTTGCCCTGCGCCCTCTAGTTACTCACTGCGAGCGCGCCCTCAACGTATCTTACCTGCTACTGGGATGCTACGAATACTCGCGGCTGCACGCGGCACGCAGCGACCTCTGGCAAGAGATTGCGCGCGCCAGCCGCCGCTGGCTGGTCCAGCAGCGGTCCGAAAGCTGTCTGCGTGTGTCCTCGCTTCCGGCGCCtgcggccgcggccgcgaCCGCGCCCTCGCTTGCAGTGTTCGTGCACTACCGTATCGATTTTGAGAGCGTACCCCTTCCGCAGTCACTGCTCTCCGTGGAGCTCTTTAACGGCCCTTCCACGGTCCCACATGCCAACCACGTCTGCAACGCGCTCATCCAAGAATACGGCCTGCGGCACGGCCTACAAGAGTTCCTCCGCGCCGTGCTCTCGTGA
- the WWM1 gene encoding Wwm1p (weakly similar to uniprot|P43582 Saccharomyces cerevisiae YFL010C WWM1 WW domain containing protein interacting with Metacaspase (MCA1)): MGHSKSNPPKVPNGWKAVFDEEYRTYFFVDLSNGKSQWEEPKGTTWNAESPPPYQEQRPAGAPSAVKGDRKTPATEQRSGYPQQAYPQQPYSQQAYPQQGYGQQAYPQQGYPQQGYPQQGYYPQAYPQQPYYPQAYPQQQYPQQQQGRKKFGGAMTGGLLGVGGGLLAGSLLGSALSPHETIVENNYYDDNGGGDYGGGDFGGGDFGGGDFGGGDF; the protein is encoded by the coding sequence atgGGGCATTCTAAAAGTAATCCACCAAAAGTACCAAATGGTTGGAAAGCAGTCTTTGACGAAGAATATCGGACATACTTCTTCGTCGACCTATCCAATGGGAAATCGCAATGGGAAGAGCCTAAAGGCACAACTTGGAACGCGGAGTCACCGCCCCCTTATCAAGAACAGAGGCCTGCAGGTGCGCCAAGTGCAGTAAAGGGGGATAGGAAAACCCCAGCCACGGAACAGCGTAGCGGATACCCACAGCAAGCTTACCCGCAACAGCCATATTCACAACAGGCCTATCCGCAGCAGGGATATGGTCAGCAAGCCTATCCGCAGCAAGGCTACCCTCAGCAGGGCTACCCTCAGCAAGGTTACTACCCCCAGGCTTACCCTCAACAACCTTACTATCCACAGGCATATCCTCAACAGCAGTATccccagcagcagcaaggCCGCAAGAAGTTCGGAGGTGCTATGACTGGTGGTTTGCTTGGTGTGGGTGGTGGTCTTTTAGCTGGTTCCCTTCTGGGCTCAGCCCTTTCACCACACGAAACAATCGTCGAGAATAACTACTATGATGATAATGGTGGAGGTGACTATGGCGGCGGAGATTTTGGAGGTGGTGACTTTGGTGGCGGAGATTTTGGAGGTGGTGATTTCTAG
- the MLO50 gene encoding Mlo50p (weakly similar to uniprot|Q12110 Saccharomyces cerevisiae YLR049C Hypothetical ORF): protein MDGPRYVAPSQRLYRARHKITRKDLWKSYTVDDLTLSVDEPALLDFSVPVLDFKKPPKKTVSSSERSSSIFSQPCGAGSEYGSQDDLGSTANGELQNLMFRNYSLDSMILQNKKRITDHENNVSLLKAVSETSAANNKNYRTCSRPSSLPPKLSKEKVLHENAIEELVRHAERLEHRDARVLKYTNRKLLRREAHAQKQWAEIGQKKNKDILLEVRRRGLVLDGLPWQHRQRVYDLCLIKNLEAPPSAPLLADIRSAIEDAVEDRGDEIFCNLYARSKWLKNGAPPAFNFYQVFELEFESLYYHITITLGLDPVREFVWPLLATVLCHYLNRGPADMVVRLVDTLVLTSYYGEIDEVFDKIWEIVLKEQSHKFFGSRESVHDELRSIHAHLPTLLQTLQAQSGQAKEVKQ, encoded by the coding sequence ATGGACGGCCCAAGATACGTGGCACCTTCGCAGCGGCTGTACCGCGCCCGTCACAAAATTACGCGAAAAGACTTGTGGAAGTCTTATACGGTGGACGACCTGACCCTTTCTGTGGACGAACCGGCTCTTCTGGACTTCTCAGTTCCGGTgcttgacttcaaaaagcctcCTAAGAAGACTGTGAGCAGCTCGGAAAGGTCCTCGTCGATTTTCTCTCAACCATGCGGGGCTGGTTCGGAGTACGGATCGCAGGACGATCTGGGTTCTACGGCAAATGGAGAGCTTCAGAACCTGATGTTTCGCAACTATTCTCTCGACTCAATGATATtacaaaacaagaagcgcattACGGACCACGAGAACAATGTCTCGCTCCTGAAGGCCGTCTCGGAGACGTCGGCAGCGAACAACAAGAATTACAGGACCTGCTCTCGGCCCTCCTCTCTACCACCGAAACTATCGAAAGAAAAGGTACTGCATGAAAATGCcatcgaagagcttgttcGGCATGCTGAGCGACTGGAACATCGGGATGCGAGGGTTCTCAAGTACACTAATAGAAAGCTTTTACGCAGGGAAGCACACGCGCAAAAACAGTGGGCAGAGATTGGgcaaaagaaaaacaaggacATTTTACTAGAAGTTCGGCGCCGTGGCCTGGTGCTAGACGGACTGCCCTGGCAACACAGACAGAGGGTTTATGACTTGTGCCtaatcaaaaacttggaggCACCTCCCTCAGCCCCACTGCTGGCCGACATTCGGTCTGCAATTGAGGATGCAGTCGAGGATAGGGGCGACGAGATCTTTTGCAATCTCTATGCTCGATCGAAGTGGCTGAAGAATGGTGCTCCTCCCGCCTTCAACTTCTACCAAGTTTTCGAGCTCGAGTTCGAATCATTGTACTACCATATAACCATTACGCTGGGGCTTGACCCAGTTCGAGAATTCGTATGGCCTTTATTGGCCACAGTACTCTGCCATTATTTGAACCGCGGTCCAGCAGACATGGTAGTGAGACTCGTTGATACCTTGGTACTAACTTCATACTACGGTGAAATAGACGAAGTGTTCGACAAGATTTGGGAGATTGTGCTGAAAGAACAGTCTCATAAGTTCTTCGGTTCTCGCGAGAGCGTTCATGACGAGCTGAGATCAATTCACGCTCACCTTCCGACGCTTCTACAGACCCTTCAAGCGCAATCCGGACAGGCAAAAGAGGTTAAGCAATAG
- the GNA1 gene encoding glucosamine 6-phosphate N-acetyltransferase (similar to uniprot|P43577 Saccharomyces cerevisiae YFL017C GNA1 Evolutionarily conserved glucosamine-6-phosphate acetyltransferase required for multiple cell cycle events including passage through START DNA synthesis and mitosis involved in UDP-N-acetylglucosamine synthesis forms GlcNAc6P from AcCoA), with translation MPVLPNEYSIRRVKPSDYEGIVETLRVLTVVGDVTKEQFEETVAYWNEVTVKSKGEPIKAYNPHVITDGSGKVVATGTVFIERKILHDCGLVGHIEDIAVAKDQQGKKLGQLLIEHLTELALSRGCYKVILDCDEKNVGFYQKCGYSIKGVEMDRRS, from the coding sequence ATGCCTGTATTGCCAAATGAATACTCGATAAGAAGGGTGAAACCTAGCGACTACGAGGGAATAGTCGAAACACTAAGGGTTTTGACAGTTGTTGGCGACGTGACTAAGGAACAGTTCGAGGAAACAGTCGCCTACTGGAATGAGGTTACCGTGAAATCTAAGGGAGAGCCCATCAAAGCCTACAACCCACATGTTATCACTGATGGCTCTGGGAAAGTTGTTGCCACAGGAACTGTCTTCATTGAGAGGAAGATACTACACGACTGCGGGCTTGTAGGCCACATCGAGGATATCGCGGTAGCAAAGGATCAGCAGGGCAAGAAACTAGGCCAGCTATTGATAGAGCATTTGACGGAGCTTGCGCTTTCCCGCGGCTGCTACAAAGTGATTCTCGATTGTGACGAAAAGAATGTGGGCTTCTACCAAAAGTGTGGTTACAGCATAAAGGGCGTAGAGATGGACCGTCGGTCCTGA
- the IES1 gene encoding Ies1p (similar to uniprot|P43579 Saccharomyces cerevisiae YFL013C IES1 Subunit of the INO80 chromatin remodeling complex), translating into MGNRVYDPIHDVFQNKSEQEDVPPNEKLAGAEAPYPEEEDGDSTQSDDNATPMNESGPHKRRTKEPSKYMRHLKKPDGEFFTRKDIQFEFLHELCSDRRALFTNRYQDFFTIAPTEESEPLNVTDESYVARKFIKNEKLTFSEYYLLTIASSTKCSKILRDKLLFDRNVAFSTCALSLLVNTGRLNTTINFFLEMTSQLRTFHSIPCLQRDARDPKSLQDTPRLKSILKNLPLGNENLPLTEYYEAPVAGKRLDSNPVNLMFHLCDNVALVNLKFIQEYISGASDLSFFDILENPDYDPSQRAQILLWLVYVHLETDMTDSAIEKSLELFEVDGKFKLESAPENVDIDTPEEVEFGESQKTKRREFLVKNNRLAHDGYRRSDANRPLMEQTRLDNSSAEDVESIDEDKSFTEKTPSRAVQRANQRASRRTGQKPGPKPGAKAAARALAPKRQSRKHAREQANDSMEEEHMPETTSKLEDEDFLAEEEPKLQVQLQSQSQPDDPEALQAPAKKKQKRKTGPAAPASQVQRNEALDEKKKDEMEALIEFDKSEEVAQHRTQDALMQELERAQALTRRKREELGLVKMFYEFEDVTMATVIGVRGKKRKKFKDGLLGFETDFIRTISGAKRAMLTAQHDANEDIYEFK; encoded by the coding sequence ATGGGCAATCGGGTCTACGATCCCATCCAtgatgtttttcaaaacaaatCTGAGCAGGAGGATGTACCTCCAAATGAGAAGCTTGCTGGGGCGGAGGCCCCATACcccgaggaagaagacggAGATTCAACACAAAGTGACGACAACGCAACTCCTATGAACGAGAGCGGGCCACACAAACGGAGGACGAAAGAGCCTAGTAAGTATATGCGCCACTTGAAAAAGCCAGATGGAGAGTTTTTCACGCGCAAAGACATTCAGTTTGAGTTTTTACATGAACTCTGCTCCGACAGGAGGGCCCTTTTCACCAACAGGTATCAAGATTTCTTCACGATAGCGCCAACTGAAGAGTCTGAGCCTTTGAATGTCACTGACGAGTCGTATGTGGCGCGTAAGTTTATAAAAAACGAGAAGCTCACGTTTTCTGAGTACTATCTTCTGACGATTGCTTCATCCACCAAATGCTCCAAGATACTGCGTGACAAGCTCTTATTCGATCGCAATGTGGCATTCTCTACATGCGCCCTATCGCTTTTGGTGAATACAGGCCGTCTGAACACGACGATCaactttttcttggaaatgACTTCTCAACTGCGGACGTTTCATTCTATACCGTGTCTCCAGCGGGATGCCCGGGACCCGAAGTCACTGCAAGACACCCCAAGGCTTAAgtcgattttgaaaaatctgCCTTTGGGGAACGAAAACCTGCCGTTGACGGAATATTATGAAGCCCCAGTTGCGGGGAAAAGGCTTGATTCGAACCCTGTGAATTTGATGTTTCATCTATGCGACAATGTTGCGCTTGTTAACCTAAAGTTCATCCAAGAGTACATATCTGGTGCGTCTGATCTTTCATTTTTCgacattttggaaaacccCGATTATGACCCCTCGCAGCGCGCGCAAATCCTCCTCTGGCTAGTCTACGTACACTTGGAAACGGACATGACTGACAGCGCCATTGAGAAATCGCTGGAATTGTTTGAGGTTGACGGAAAATTTAAACTCGAATCAGCTCCGGAGAACGTAGACATCGACACcccagaagaagttgaattCGGTGAGTCACAGAAGACTAAGCGGAGGGAGTTTCTAGTAAAGAACAACAGACTAGCACATGACGGTTATAGGAGGTCTGACGCGAATAGGCCGCTAATGGAACAGACGAGATTGGACAACAGCTCCGCCGAAGATGTCGAGAGCATCGACGAGGACAAATCGTTTACGGAGAAGACGCCGTCAAGAGCCGTGCAAAGGGCGAACCAAAGGGCGAGTAGAAGAACGGGCCAAAAGCCGGGGCCCAAGCCCGGTGCTAAGGCCGCTGCGAGGGCTTTGGCGCCCAAGAGGCAGTCTCGCAAGCACGCAAGGGAGCAGGCGAACGATTcaatggaagaagaacataTGCCCGAAACAACTTCCAAGCTTGAAGACGAGGATTTTTTGGCAGAGGAGGAGCCAAAGCTACAAGTTCAGCTGCAATCACAGTCTCAGCCAGACGACCCGGAGGCCCTGCAGGCGccggccaagaagaagcagaaaagaaaaaccgggccagcagctccagcatCACAGGTTCAGCGGAATGAAGCGCTTGAtgagaagaaaaaagacgAGATGGAGGCGCTGATAGAATTCGACAAGAGCGAGGAGGTCGCGCAGCATCGGACCCAGGACGCGCTCAtgcaggagctggagcgGGCGCAGGCACTGACGAGGCGCAAGCGCGAGGAGCTCGGACTGGTGAAGATGTTTTACGAGTTCGAGGACGTCACGATGGCCACGGTGATCGGTGTACGGGGCAAGAAGCggaagaagttcaaggacGGGCTTCTGGGGTTCGAGACGGACTTCATCCGCACGATCAGCGGCGCAAAGCGCGCGATGCTAACAGCCCAGCATGACGCCAACGAGGATATATACGAGTTCAAGTAG
- the EMA19 gene encoding Ema19p (similar to uniprot|Q12155 Saccharomyces cerevisiae YLR050C Hypothetical ORF), whose product MLSNGLQKFYYYYFIIHIFTTILIDSSVILPAKFQFTQPLVEWHIAQNNDFLLFEKPDWLWYFVLIECVGQLPGFFWFAGKFRQLWSLKESQTKADKMAIRDCEKSLSKWLRVYGWNASVTTLICLWTVWTRGYYPSGEFLPMNVQDKIKLMAIYVPYVLIPLRLCLA is encoded by the coding sequence ATGCTCTCCAATGGCTTGCAGAAGTTCTACTACTACTACTTCATTATACACATCTTCACAACGATACTGATAGACTCGTCGGTGATTCTTCCGGCAAAGTTCCAATTCACGCAGCCGCTGGTAGAATGGCACATCGCACAAAACAATGACTTCCTGCTATTCGAAAAACCAGATTGGCTCTGGTACTTCGTGCTAATCGAGTGTGTGGGCCAACTACCCGGCTTCTTTTGGTTCGCTGGCAAGTTCAGGCAGCTGTGGTCCCTAAAGGAAAGTCAGACCAAGGCCGACAAGATGGCCATTCGCGATTGCGAAAAGTCGCTTTCGAAGTGGCTCAGGGTCTACGGCTGGAATGCTTCCGTCACCACTCTCATCTGTCTGTGGACCGTTTGGACAAGAGGATATTACCCAAGCGGCGAGTTCTTGCCCATGAACGTGCAggacaaaatcaagctCATGGCTATTTACGTGCCCTACGTACTCATACCCCTGAGGTTGTGCCTCGCTTAA
- the SMX2 gene encoding mRNA splicing protein SMX2 (highly similar to uniprot|P40204 Saccharomyces cerevisiae YFL017W-A SMX2), with translation MVSTPELKKYMDKKVYIQLNGSRKLVGVLRGFDIFLNVVLDDAVEVRKDGTKFAMGSQSVVRGNSIVSLEALETFA, from the exons ATGGTATCGACTCCagaactcaaaaaa TACATGGACAAAAAAGTGTATATTCAGCTGAACGGGTCGCGCAAGCTCGTTGGCGTCCTGCGGGGATTCGACATTTTCCTGAACGTTGTACTCGACGATGCAGTCGAAGTGCGCAAGGACGGGACTAAGTTTGCGATGGGGTCGCAGTCCGTCGTGCGCGGGAACTCCATCGTTTCCCTCGAAGCGCTCGAGACGTTTGCTTGA
- the LPD1 gene encoding dihydrolipoyl dehydrogenase (highly similar to uniprot|P09624 Saccharomyces cerevisiae YFL018C LPD1 Dihydrolipoamide dehydrogenase the lipoamide dehydrogenase component (E3) of the pyruvate dehydrogenase and 2-oxoglutarate dehydrogenase multi-enzyme complexes), producing MLRMRLQAGASRRFLSGTSRMLAEKKKHDLVVVGSGPGGYVAAIKAAQLGFDTACVEKRGRAGGTCLNVGCIPSKALLNNSHLYHQMKHEAKQRGIDISGDVSVNVAQLQKAKDTSVKQLTGGIEMLFKKNGVTYYKGHGSFEDENNIKVSPVEGVEGSVTEETILEAKNIIVATGSEVTPFPGIKIDEERIVSSTGALSLKEVPKRLAIIGGGIIGLEMGSVYSRLGSKVSVVEFLPKIGATMDDEVASATQKFLKKQGFDFKLGTKVLSAERNGDVVNIEVENVKSGKKESLEADVLLVAIGRRPYIQGLNAEKLGLEVDKRGRLVIDEQFNTKFPHIKVIGDVTFGPMLAHKAEEEGIAAVEYLKEGHGHVNYANIPSVMYTHPEVAWVGKTEEQLKEAGISYKIGKFPFMANSRAKTNQDSDGFVKILIDAETERILGAHIIGPNAGEMIAEAGLALEYGASAEDVARVCHAHPTLSEAFKEANLAAYSKSINF from the coding sequence atgttgaGAATGAGACTACAAGCGGGTGCTTCGCGCCGTTTTTTAAGCGGCACTTCGCGCATGCTTGcggagaagaagaagcatGATCTCGTGGTGGTTGGCTCCGGCCCCGGTGGCTACGTGGCTGCCATCAAGGCCGCACAGCTTGGCTTCGACACGGCTTGCGTGGAGAAGCGTGGCAGAGCCGGTGGTACCTGTTTAAACGTTGGGTGCATCCCTTCCAAGGCGTTGCTGAACAACTCCCATTTGTACCATCAAATGAAACACGAGGCTAAACAGAGGGGTATCGACATCAGCGGAGACGTCTCCGTTAACGTCGCCCAGCTGCAGAAAGCCAAGGATACCTCCGTCAAGCAGTTGACGGGTGGTATTGAGATgctgttcaagaaaaacggcGTCACGTACTACAAGGGCCACGGCTCCTTCGAAGACGAaaacaacatcaaagtCTCTCCAGTAGAGGGCGTCGAGGGCAGCGTCACCGAAGAGACAATTTTGGAGGCCAAGAACATCATCGTGGCTACAGGTTCTGAGGTGACGCCGTTCCCAGGGATCAAGATCGATGAAGAGAGAATCGTTTCTTCAACCGGTGCTCTATCCCTCAAAGAGGTCCCCAAGAGACTGGCGATTATCGGTGGTGGTATCATCGGGCTGGAGATGGGCTCTGTTTACTCCAGACTGGGCTCCAAGGTCAGCGTGGTTGAATTCTTGCCTAAGATTGGTGCCACTATGGACGACGAAGTTGCATCCGCCACtcagaagtttttgaagaagcagggcTTCGACTTCAAGCTGGGAACCAAGGTTCTCTCTGCTGAGCGGAACGGCGATGTCGTGAACATCGAggttgaaaatgtcaagaGCGGGAAGAAAGAGTCCTTGGAGGCAGATGTTCTTCTGGTTGCGATTGGTAGAAGGCCTTACATCCAGGGCCTAAACGCCGAGAAGCTGGGCCTGGAAGTTGACAAGAGAGGTCGCCTGGTCATTGATGAACAGTTCAACACTAAGTTCCCCCACATCAAGGTCATCGGTGACGTAACCTTTGGCCCTATGTTGGCTCACaaggctgaagaagaaggtaTTGCCGCTGTGGAGTACTTGAAGGAGGGCCACGGTCACGTTAATTATGCCAACATTCCATCCGTTATGTATACCCATCCAGAGGTCGCTTGGGTCGGAAAGACTGAGGAACAGTTGAAGGAAGCTGGCATCTCTTATAAGATTGGTAAGTTCCCATTCATGGCTAACTCCAGAGCTAAGACCAACCAAGACTCTGACGGCTTtgtcaagattttgattgACGCTGAGACCGAGAGGATCTTGGGCGCTCACATCATTGGTCCTAATGCCGGTGAGATGATTGCTGAGGCAGGCCTTGCTTTGGAATACGGCGCTTCCGCAGAAGACGTTGCTCGTGTGTGCCATGCCCACCCAACTCTTTCCgaagctttcaaggagGCTAACTTGGCTGCTTATTCCAAATCAATTAACTTTTAG
- the MDJ1 gene encoding Mdj1p (similar to uniprot|P35191 Saccharomyces cerevisiae YFL016C MDJ1 Protein involved in folding of mitochondrially synthesized proteins in the mitochondrial matrix localizes to the mitochondrial inner membrane member of the DnaJ family of molecular chaperones): protein MYRRTLLRLSNPRALAPRLATGPSARLFHASTRLLDELKDPYATLGVSKSASGSEIKKAYYKLAKKYHPDINKAEDAQKKFHDLQNAYEILSDDSKRQQWDQFGPAAFSQGGAGAPGGGAGGAGAEGFGGFGGFGGAGFGGINFEDLFGAAFGGGAGAGGAGARSRGSMFREYQGSPIELTHRISFKDSVFGTKNVNLKFSAYDPCGTCDGSGLKPGASRTTCPGCSGTGTRVHIRAGFQMASTCNQCGGEGSVVRDSDTCATCHGEGASLNKDHAIKVDLPHGLQDGDVIRISGQGSYPNIAVDPAMKDTVRLSRGDVLLRIRVDKDPRFQIKNKYDIWLTQDIPITTAALGGIVTVPTVDGEQVRLKVAPGTQHNDVVSISQKGVPRGAFGSRGDMKVQYKISIKKPQSQAERCLWEALADVTGDTLARRSVLSSQPQQSSHTDNPDAPGALGKLENFISNTFKKIKGDKK, encoded by the coding sequence ATGTACCGTCGCACACTACTGCGTCTGAGCAACCCCCGGGCGCTCGCGCCCCGGCTCGCCACCGGCCCCAGCGCCAGGCTTTTCCACGCGTCCACGCGCCTGCTCGACGAGCTCAAGGATCCCTACGCGACCCTGGGTGTCAGCAAGTCCGCTAGCGGGTCCGAGATCAAAAAAGCCTACTACAAGCTCGCCAAGAAGTACCACCCCGACATCAACAAGGCCGAGGACGCCCAGAAAAAGTTCCACGACCTGCAAAACGCCTACGAAATCCTCTCGGATGACTCCAAGCGCCAGCAGTGGGACCAGTTCGGGCCCGCGGCCTTCTCGCAGGGCGGTGCCGGCGCGCccggcggcggcgctggcggcgCCGGTGCTGAGGGCTTCGGCGGCTTTGGCGGCTTCGGAGGCGCGGGCTTCGGCGGCATCAACTTCGAAGACCTCTTCGGCGCGGCGTtcggcggcggcgcgggcgccggcggcgccggcgcgcGCTCCCGCGGCTCCATGTTCCGCGAGTACCAAGGCAGCCCCATCGAGCTCACGCATCGCATCTCCTTCAAGGACTCCGTGTTCGGCACCAAGAACGTGAACCTCAAGTTCAGCGCCTACGACCCCTGCGGCACCTGCGACGGCTCCGGCCTCAAGCCCGGCGCCTCCAGGACCACCTGCCCCGGCTGCTCCGGCACGGGCACCCGCGTGCACATTCGCGCCGGCTTCCAGATGGCCTCCACCTGCAACCAGTGCGGCGGCGAGGGCTCTGTCGTGCGCGACTCTGACACCTGCGCCACCTGCCACGGCGAGGGCGCCAGCCTGAACAAGGACCACGCGATCAAGGTCGACCTGCCCCACGGCCTACAGGACGGCGACGTGATCCGCATCTCGGGCCAGGGCTCGTACCCTAACATCGCCGTGGATCCAGCCATGAAGGACACCGTGCGTCTCTCGAGAGGCGACGTGCTGCTGCGCATCCGCGTCGACAAGGACCCGCGCTTCCAAATCAAGAACAAATACGACATCTGGCTCACTCAGGACATCCCCATCACCACTGCGGCCCTGGGCGGCATCGTCACGGTCCCCACCGTGGACGGCGAGCAGGTCAGGCTCAAGGTCGCGCCGGGGACACAGCACAACGACGTCGTGTCGATCTCCCAAAAGGGTGTGCCCAGGGGCGCCTTCGGCTCTCGTGGAGACATGAAGGTCCAGTACAAGATCTCCATCAAGAAACCCCAGTCGCAAGCCGAACGGTGTCTCTGGGAGGCGCTTGCCGATGTAACCGGCGATACCCTCGCCAGGAGATCGGTTCTGTCGTCGCAGCCGCAGCAGTCTTCGCACACTGACAACCCTGATGCACCCGGCGCCCTTGGCAAACTCGAAAACTTTATTTCGAACaccttcaagaagatcaagggCGATAAGAAGTGA
- the HSP12 gene encoding lipid-binding protein HSP12 (similar to uniprot|P22943 Saccharomyces cerevisiae YFL014W HSP12 Plasma membrane localized protein that protects membranes from desiccation induced by heat shock oxidative stress osmostress stationary phase entry glucose depletion oleate and alcohol regulated by the HOG and Ras-Pka pathways), with protein MSDSYRKDFSDKAAEKVKPDSQKSYAEQGKEFVTDQADKVAGKMQPEQEKGAFQGVNDAAHKGKSEATGKSMTEQAGEYVDAAKAKLNDAAEYVSSSLHGGEKN; from the coding sequence ATGTCCGACTCTTACAGAAAAGACTTTTCCGACAAAGCCGCCGAGAAGGTTAAGCCAGACAGCCAGAAGAGCTACGCCGAGCAGGGCAAGGAGTTCGTCACCGACCAGGCCGACAAGGTCGCCGGTAAGATGCAGCCAGAGCAGGAGAAGGGCGCCTTCCAGGGCGTCAACGACGCTGCCCACAAGGGTAAGAGCGAGGCCACTGGCAAGTCTATGACCGAGCAGGCCGGTGAGTACGTGGACGCCGCCAAGGCCAAGCTGAACGATGCCGCTGAGTACGTCAGCTCGTCCTTGCACGGCGGTGAGAAGAACTAA